A genomic window from Paenibacillus sp. FSL K6-0276 includes:
- a CDS encoding YtxH domain-containing protein encodes MKKDTKGLLWGALVGSVVGSVTALLFAPKPGKELRKDIADGTAAGIEKVQGIAVQAGDKSIELYDKAKDSIGHVVHEVREWSKSCSNAVEEEDTATVAVSGIATEEAIQEAAATLEVVTELEVSPVSDEVSSEESSFEEAQPDDKDNNEIA; translated from the coding sequence ATGAAAAAGGACACAAAAGGTTTATTATGGGGAGCTTTAGTCGGAAGTGTGGTTGGATCGGTGACAGCACTCCTGTTCGCGCCTAAACCGGGTAAAGAGCTGCGTAAGGATATTGCCGACGGAACAGCTGCAGGCATTGAAAAGGTACAGGGAATTGCCGTGCAGGCAGGTGACAAGAGCATCGAGCTGTATGACAAAGCTAAAGATTCTATAGGTCATGTAGTACATGAGGTCCGCGAATGGAGCAAATCATGTTCGAATGCTGTTGAAGAAGAAGATACTGCTACTGTAGCTGTAAGCGGAATTGCTACTGAAGAGGCTATTCAAGAGGCTGCGGCCACTTTGGAAGTGGTAACGGAGTTAGAGGTATCGCCTGTTAGCGATGAAGTAAGCAGTGAAGAATCTAGTTTTGAAGAAGCTCAGCCAGATGACAAGGATAATAACGAAATCGCATAA
- a CDS encoding helix-turn-helix transcriptional regulator — protein sequence MPSNQQETHNIQAWSLINRKYLGQGVRVKRFRRPKRSQIRNRVLLAVLMAKDIKLSRLAEELGISSRSVSAWVYEGRIPSNNNIDKTCRLLGYPPHILFNETLIRQSPIVCQPTPSRFMKRSITSSPRSNVILTGLCMVYDFSVTDVSIWIGVHPGTLRKWLHSSHLPTPALQEKAEAFFRIPRHILFADCGTL from the coding sequence ATGCCTAGTAACCAACAAGAAACTCATAATATCCAGGCGTGGTCTCTGATCAACCGCAAATATCTTGGACAAGGCGTTCGTGTAAAAAGATTCCGCCGTCCAAAGCGCAGCCAGATTAGAAACCGTGTGTTACTTGCTGTATTGATGGCTAAGGATATCAAACTGTCACGACTCGCAGAGGAGCTTGGTATATCCTCTCGCAGTGTAAGCGCCTGGGTATACGAAGGTCGTATCCCTTCCAACAATAACATAGACAAGACCTGCCGCCTATTGGGCTACCCGCCCCACATTTTGTTCAATGAAACACTGATTCGTCAAAGTCCAATTGTATGTCAACCAACACCTTCACGATTTATGAAAAGAAGTATTACAAGTTCACCACGCAGCAATGTTATTCTGACTGGCCTCTGCATGGTTTACGATTTTTCTGTAACTGATGTAAGTATTTGGATAGGGGTCCATCCCGGAACGCTTCGAAAATGGTTGCACAGTAGCCATCTACCTACCCCTGCTCTGCAGGAAAAAGCCGAAGCTTTCTTCCGGATTCCACGCCATATTCTATTTGCAGATTGTGGAACGCTCTAA
- a CDS encoding metalloregulator ArsR/SmtB family transcription factor: MMKMGQENGSTRHLIMTLLKTKGPLTIGALAEELGITEMGVRRHVLQLEQEGLAKTRVVRQAMGRPLHMYSLTEKAEEYFPKSYHNLALELLRELDYGSGLDAVNILFEGRRRRMLGQYAPMMERRNLEERVAELSSIQNAGGYMAEWNREEDGSYVIREYNCPIRQVATQYRKACQCEHSLFEELLDAKVTRSECMAEGGQCCRYAITPKNVTDKTSEKS; encoded by the coding sequence ATGATGAAGATGGGGCAAGAAAATGGATCGACAAGGCACTTGATTATGACGCTCCTGAAGACGAAAGGACCACTGACCATCGGCGCGCTGGCAGAAGAATTGGGAATTACAGAGATGGGTGTGCGTCGTCATGTGCTTCAGCTGGAGCAGGAGGGACTTGCCAAGACAAGAGTGGTCCGGCAAGCGATGGGGCGGCCTTTACATATGTATTCTTTAACTGAGAAGGCCGAAGAGTATTTTCCAAAAAGCTATCACAATCTGGCTTTGGAACTTCTGCGTGAATTGGATTACGGCAGTGGATTGGACGCTGTTAATATATTATTTGAAGGGCGCCGTCGCCGGATGCTGGGCCAGTACGCTCCGATGATGGAACGCCGGAATTTGGAAGAACGAGTAGCTGAGTTATCTTCGATCCAAAATGCCGGTGGATATATGGCAGAGTGGAACCGTGAAGAGGATGGTTCGTATGTAATAAGGGAATACAATTGCCCGATTCGCCAGGTTGCTACTCAGTATCGTAAGGCTTGTCAATGCGAGCATAGCCTATTTGAGGAATTGCTGGATGCTAAGGTAACTCGCAGTGAATGTATGGCAGAAGGCGGACAATGCTGCCGATACGCTATTACACCCAAAAATGTAACAGACAAAACTTCTGAAAAGTCGTAA
- a CDS encoding HepT-like ribonuclease domain-containing protein, translated as MYYVNRKQIETILAQIPDITVGLRTIAASWDGNTLTGLIQERCLHLAIEVVTDVGSCLIDGFIMRDAGSYEDIISIIHEEKVLGKSEIYERLIELVALRKPLVQDYFVWERKALHPLTPILSEVLEQFAVEVGNYLDQELGSDVTL; from the coding sequence GTGTATTATGTCAACCGCAAACAAATCGAAACCATTCTTGCTCAAATCCCAGATATAACTGTTGGTCTTCGGACTATAGCAGCTTCATGGGATGGCAATACTTTAACCGGACTAATACAGGAACGCTGCCTTCATCTGGCGATAGAGGTGGTTACGGACGTTGGTAGTTGTCTGATCGACGGTTTTATTATGCGTGATGCTGGAAGTTATGAGGATATTATTTCAATTATCCATGAAGAAAAAGTGCTAGGGAAAAGTGAGATTTATGAGAGATTGATAGAGCTTGTCGCTCTCCGTAAGCCGCTCGTTCAGGATTATTTTGTCTGGGAGAGAAAAGCACTGCACCCGCTCACTCCGATCCTTTCAGAGGTGCTCGAGCAGTTTGCTGTCGAAGTAGGGAATTATTTGGATCAGGAACTTGGGTCCGATGTAACGCTATAA
- a CDS encoding DUF6157 family protein, giving the protein MSYSDTFIRVADHPCLRASLLPKRFGWGVHYNAEEKIALYGKESPEYVYFISQGEDVVKLVPAMRNKRAYRGGIILSDFWNRRFAQEGMIWGSEPSPTALDAKGLFRKHNVKSVLVPGAGYVRNTKVFSGEFETISIELSGAALTIAAEWAPATYEYKEGKYAHFFSEADLRQHFEHTELIKTGSYIEILRDPHGSTHQYVLRSIFARKLHELPLTW; this is encoded by the coding sequence GTGAGCTATTCAGATACATTCATCCGTGTAGCAGACCATCCGTGTCTGCGTGCTTCACTGCTGCCTAAGCGTTTTGGCTGGGGTGTCCATTACAATGCTGAGGAGAAAATAGCCCTTTATGGCAAGGAGTCTCCTGAATATGTATATTTTATTTCCCAAGGAGAAGATGTTGTGAAGTTAGTGCCTGCGATGCGCAACAAACGCGCCTATAGAGGAGGGATTATCCTGTCTGATTTCTGGAACCGGCGGTTCGCTCAGGAAGGAATGATCTGGGGAAGTGAGCCAAGCCCTACGGCTTTGGACGCAAAGGGGCTCTTTCGTAAGCATAATGTGAAGTCCGTACTGGTGCCAGGAGCAGGTTATGTACGGAATACGAAGGTGTTCTCCGGTGAATTTGAGACCATCAGTATTGAATTAAGCGGGGCCGCACTGACTATTGCGGCAGAGTGGGCCCCCGCGACCTACGAATATAAAGAAGGGAAATACGCTCACTTTTTTAGTGAAGCCGATTTAAGACAGCATTTTGAGCACACGGAATTAATAAAGACTGGCTCCTATATAGAGATACTTAGAGATCCACATGGATCCACTCATCAATACGTCCTAAGATCTATATTCGCAAGGAAATTACACGAACTTCCCTTGACCTGGTAG
- a CDS encoding MBL fold metallo-hydrolase: MRLDGILTEGYTDTWDVAPGVIGLRTMFVNCAFIGQPSSDWIIVDTGLSSYTGSIIDFAKEKYEKPPVAIILTHGHFDHIGGVKNLVEEWNVPVYAHPLELPFLTGKEDYPPADPAVGGGLMSMVSSLFSHRGIDLGSAVHPLPEDRTVPGAIGWKWIHTPGHSPGHISLFRAEDKVLIAGDTFLTVKQESVFAVATQHQVVHGPPSYFTTDWEDAEKSVRTLALLDPHIVLSGHGVPMEGAELSTQLAHLCKNFKEMALPGQGKFV, translated from the coding sequence ATGAGACTTGACGGAATTCTAACAGAAGGTTACACCGATACTTGGGACGTGGCCCCCGGTGTCATCGGACTACGAACCATGTTCGTAAATTGCGCATTCATCGGCCAGCCCTCTTCGGACTGGATCATTGTAGATACAGGTCTTAGCTCTTACACAGGCAGTATTATTGATTTTGCTAAGGAGAAGTATGAAAAGCCTCCGGTGGCGATTATCCTGACTCATGGGCATTTTGACCATATTGGGGGCGTAAAAAATCTTGTTGAGGAATGGAATGTACCCGTGTATGCTCATCCACTAGAGCTCCCTTTTCTAACAGGTAAAGAGGATTACCCTCCAGCTGATCCGGCTGTAGGCGGTGGGCTTATGAGTATGGTGTCCTCATTATTTTCACATCGAGGGATCGATCTTGGATCAGCCGTACATCCACTGCCAGAAGATAGAACCGTCCCTGGGGCAATAGGCTGGAAATGGATCCATACGCCTGGGCATAGTCCCGGACATATCTCCCTATTCAGAGCTGAGGATAAGGTACTGATTGCTGGTGACACCTTTCTTACAGTCAAACAAGAGTCTGTATTCGCAGTGGCTACACAACATCAGGTTGTGCACGGCCCACCCTCTTATTTCACAACAGACTGGGAAGACGCGGAGAAGTCAGTCCGTACACTAGCGCTGCTAGATCCCCATATCGTTCTCTCGGGGCATGGAGTGCCTATGGAAGGTGCGGAGTTGTCTACTCAGCTTGCTCATTTATGCAAAAATTTCAAAGAAATGGCGCTACCAGGTCAAGGGAAGTTCGTGTAA
- a CDS encoding Dabb family protein: MIKHIVFFKLKDRSEESVEATVAVLRNMEGKIPQLLSIEVGADIIHSDRSFDIALVTVVASLEDLQAYQVHPAHKEVIAHINEVKELSIAIDYVI, encoded by the coding sequence ATGATCAAGCATATTGTGTTTTTTAAATTGAAGGACCGGTCCGAAGAAAGCGTTGAGGCAACGGTAGCAGTACTGCGAAATATGGAAGGCAAAATCCCGCAGCTCCTCTCGATTGAAGTAGGTGCTGACATCATTCATTCTGATCGATCTTTTGATATTGCTCTAGTTACAGTGGTAGCTTCTCTAGAGGATTTGCAGGCTTATCAGGTTCATCCGGCGCACAAGGAAGTTATAGCTCATATTAATGAAGTCAAAGAACTCTCAATTGCTATAGATTACGTAATTTAA
- the racE gene encoding glutamate racemase — MQQAIAILDSGVGGLTVVKEVMRQLPREKIIYFGDTARAPYGPRSTEEVTLFTEQIVDYLIQFNPKMIVIACNTATAAALDYISAKVSIPVIGVIHPGARAAISATKSGHVGVIGTIGTISSGAYTNALKQLSPFVEVVSQACPALVPLVEQGMFRSEKSHEIVEQALEGIKDNNIDTLILGCTHYPFLVEPIGETMGPGVKLISSADETAREISTILYDKGKLSIGDESPIHQFFCSGDAEMFQRIARDWLGEQIRRTPVVWQVSTL; from the coding sequence GTGCAGCAAGCTATTGCAATATTAGACTCAGGTGTGGGAGGGTTAACAGTTGTCAAAGAAGTGATGAGGCAACTCCCGCGGGAGAAGATCATTTATTTCGGAGATACTGCCCGAGCTCCGTACGGACCCCGTTCGACCGAGGAAGTAACACTGTTTACGGAACAAATTGTAGATTATTTGATCCAGTTTAATCCTAAAATGATTGTTATCGCTTGTAATACCGCAACAGCTGCGGCACTCGATTATATCTCGGCTAAGGTCTCCATCCCTGTCATTGGGGTGATTCATCCTGGAGCCCGTGCTGCAATTAGCGCGACCAAAAGCGGACATGTCGGCGTGATCGGTACGATAGGAACCATCAGTAGCGGGGCTTATACTAATGCGTTAAAGCAGCTGTCACCTTTTGTTGAGGTTGTAAGTCAAGCCTGCCCAGCGCTTGTCCCACTCGTCGAGCAAGGCATGTTCCGCTCAGAGAAAAGTCATGAAATTGTAGAGCAGGCACTGGAAGGCATTAAAGACAATAACATCGACACTTTAATTTTAGGATGCACTCATTATCCATTTCTTGTTGAGCCTATTGGAGAGACCATGGGTCCGGGAGTCAAACTGATCAGTTCTGCAGATGAGACAGCTCGTGAGATCAGCACGATTTTATATGATAAAGGAAAGCTGTCCATCGGGGATGAAAGTCCAATTCATCAGTTCTTCTGCAGCGGTGATGCCGAAATGTTTCAGAGAATCGCTCGAGATTGGCTCGGAGAACAAATTAGACGCACCCCAGTAGTATGGCAAGTATCCACGTTATAA
- a CDS encoding GTP-binding protein, with protein sequence MKKIPVTVLSGYLGSGKTTLLNHVLHNREGLKVAVIVNDMSEVNVDANLVKSGNTLSRTEEKLVEMSNGCICCTLRDDLIVEVQKLATEGRFDYILIESSGISEPVPVAQTFTYANPELDIDLTSLAQLDTMVTVVDAGRFWHDFSSGDSLMDRSQRVGEDDFRDIVDLLIDQIETCDVLLLNKCDLLEEQELNKLEAVLRKLQPTAKLIRTINGVVDPKEILDTGLFDFEKTSLSSGWITELNKETHTPETEEYGISSFVYRRRTPFHPQRLSFFFSNWPEVVVRAKGVVWVAAEGDLAATISQAGSSIQFGPSGYWLATMPEDQQLEVLESEPEMKAKWDNQWGDRMNEIVFIGVSMDRAQIEARLDRCLLTVDELKQDWTAFNNPLPWPVEELLAAATEE encoded by the coding sequence ATGAAAAAGATTCCTGTTACCGTACTAAGTGGATACTTAGGATCTGGAAAAACAACGCTGTTGAATCATGTCTTGCACAACCGTGAAGGGCTCAAAGTAGCCGTTATCGTAAATGACATGAGTGAAGTGAATGTGGATGCAAATCTCGTGAAGTCCGGAAATACACTTTCCAGAACGGAAGAGAAATTAGTTGAAATGTCCAATGGGTGTATCTGTTGTACGCTTCGTGATGATTTGATTGTCGAAGTGCAAAAGCTGGCTACTGAAGGTCGTTTTGATTATATTCTGATTGAATCCTCTGGCATTAGCGAACCTGTGCCGGTGGCTCAGACCTTTACCTATGCAAATCCAGAACTGGATATTGATTTGACTTCGCTCGCTCAATTGGACACGATGGTGACCGTTGTGGATGCGGGCCGATTCTGGCATGACTTCTCTTCTGGCGATAGTCTGATGGATCGTAGTCAAAGGGTTGGTGAAGACGATTTTCGCGATATTGTGGATTTGCTCATTGATCAGATCGAAACTTGTGATGTGTTGCTGCTTAATAAGTGTGATCTGCTGGAAGAACAAGAATTGAATAAACTTGAAGCTGTGCTCCGTAAACTTCAACCAACCGCTAAGCTGATCCGTACCATAAATGGAGTAGTGGACCCTAAGGAGATTCTCGATACGGGATTGTTTGACTTTGAGAAAACAAGCTTATCCTCTGGCTGGATTACGGAGCTTAACAAGGAGACACATACGCCTGAGACGGAGGAATACGGGATATCTTCTTTTGTCTATCGCCGGAGAACACCTTTCCATCCGCAAAGGTTAAGCTTTTTCTTTAGTAATTGGCCAGAAGTAGTTGTTAGGGCGAAGGGGGTTGTATGGGTTGCTGCGGAGGGCGATCTTGCAGCTACTATCAGTCAGGCTGGATCTTCGATTCAGTTCGGACCTTCCGGTTACTGGCTAGCTACAATGCCTGAAGATCAGCAGCTGGAGGTACTGGAAAGCGAACCTGAAATGAAGGCAAAATGGGACAATCAGTGGGGCGATCGAATGAATGAAATCGTATTTATCGGTGTAAGTATGGATCGAGCACAAATCGAAGCCAGATTGGATAGATGTTTGTTGACGGTTGATGAGCTGAAGCAGGATTGGACTGCGTTTAATAATCCGCTTCCGTGGCCAGTTGAGGAACTCCTTGCGGCAGCCACAGAGGAATAG